In Paenibacillus ihbetae, the following are encoded in one genomic region:
- the icd gene encoding NADP-dependent isocitrate dehydrogenase translates to MKLEKFALPTEGEKITIDNGKLQVPNHPIIPFIEGDGTGRDIWKASKRVLDAAVEKAYNGSKKLAWYEVFAGEKAYNTYGEWLPNDTLEAIREYIVAIKGPLTTPIGGGIRSLNVALRQELDLYTCLRPVRYFNGVPSPVKRPDLVDMVIFRENTEDIYAGIEYKEGSEEVKKVIKFLQEEMGVHKIRFPETSGIGIKPVSSEGSKRLVRAAVEYAIKHGRKSVTLVHKGNIMKFTEGAFKNWGYEVAEAEFGDKVFTWAQYDIIKEKDGVDAANAAQKAAEEAGKIIIKDAIADIALQQVLTRPTDFDVIATLNLNGDYLSDALAAQVGGIGIAPGANINYVTGHAIFEATHGTAPKYADKDVVNPGSVILSGVMLLEHLGWQEAADLIYKGMETAINNKTVTYDFARLMEGATEVKCSEFADEIIKNL, encoded by the coding sequence ATGAAATTGGAAAAATTCGCACTACCAACCGAAGGCGAAAAAATCACCATCGACAACGGCAAGCTGCAGGTTCCAAACCATCCGATCATCCCTTTTATTGAAGGTGACGGAACAGGACGCGACATCTGGAAAGCTTCCAAGCGCGTGCTTGACGCCGCTGTAGAAAAGGCATACAACGGATCCAAGAAGCTTGCCTGGTATGAAGTGTTCGCAGGTGAGAAAGCTTATAATACATACGGAGAATGGCTTCCTAACGATACGCTCGAAGCAATCCGTGAATACATCGTTGCCATCAAGGGACCTTTGACGACGCCAATCGGCGGCGGCATCCGTTCCCTGAACGTTGCTCTGCGCCAAGAGCTGGATCTGTACACTTGCTTGCGCCCGGTTCGCTACTTCAACGGCGTCCCGTCCCCGGTTAAACGTCCGGACCTCGTGGACATGGTTATTTTCCGTGAGAACACCGAGGACATTTATGCCGGCATTGAGTACAAGGAAGGCTCCGAGGAAGTGAAGAAGGTTATCAAGTTCCTCCAAGAGGAAATGGGCGTTCACAAGATCCGCTTCCCGGAAACATCCGGCATCGGCATCAAGCCTGTATCCTCCGAAGGCTCCAAGCGTCTTGTGCGCGCAGCTGTGGAATACGCGATCAAGCATGGCCGCAAATCCGTAACGCTGGTGCATAAAGGCAACATCATGAAGTTCACCGAAGGCGCCTTCAAAAACTGGGGCTACGAAGTGGCTGAAGCCGAGTTCGGCGATAAAGTGTTCACTTGGGCACAATATGACATCATCAAGGAAAAAGACGGCGTAGATGCAGCGAACGCAGCACAGAAGGCCGCTGAGGAAGCCGGCAAAATCATCATCAAGGATGCGATTGCCGACATCGCGCTCCAGCAAGTGCTTACGCGTCCAACCGATTTCGATGTCATCGCAACGCTGAACCTGAACGGCGACTACTTGTCCGACGCGCTTGCAGCGCAAGTAGGCGGCATCGGTATCGCTCCGGGAGCGAACATCAACTACGTGACAGGTCACGCGATCTTCGAAGCGACTCACGGCACGGCTCCGAAATATGCGGACAAGGACGTTGTAAACCCTGGTTCCGTTATTCTGTCCGGCGTTATGCTGCTTGAGCATCTCGGATGGCAGGAAGCTGCGGATCTGATTTACAAAGGCATGGAAACCGCGATCAACAACAAAACCGTAACCTATGACTTTGCACGTCTGATGGAAGGCGCAACGGAAGTGAAATGCTCCGAGTTTGCGGACGAAATCATTAAAAACCTGTAA
- the citZ gene encoding citrate synthase, protein MTATKGLEGIVATTSSISSIVDGVLTYRGYNIDDLAEHASFEEVAYLLWFGKLPNAEELKALKQDLSDYAAIPDELIQQIKLYPKDANTMASLRSAVSALALYDEAGDDMSREANEKKAVKLQAQLPTIVAAIARIRQGKEPVAPKAGVSVAENFLYMLRGEQPDETSIKALDQALVLHADHELNASTFAARVTVATLSDIYSGVTSAIGALKGPLHGGANEAVAKMLNEVGSIDRAKAYIQEKLDNREKIMGFGHRVYKNGDPRAKHLQKMSRELGEMKGDTSLYDMSVVIDETVTSQKGLKPNVDFYSASVYTQLGIEQELFTPIFAISRVSGWTAHILEQYEGNRIIRPRAEYTGLTDQKYVPVELR, encoded by the coding sequence ATGACAGCTACTAAGGGTTTGGAAGGCATTGTAGCTACCACTTCTTCGATTAGTTCGATCGTCGACGGCGTTCTGACTTATCGGGGATATAATATTGACGATCTCGCAGAGCATGCAAGCTTTGAAGAAGTGGCTTATCTGCTCTGGTTCGGCAAGCTCCCGAATGCGGAGGAGCTGAAAGCGCTGAAGCAAGACCTCAGCGATTATGCCGCAATTCCGGATGAGCTCATCCAGCAGATCAAGTTGTATCCGAAGGACGCCAACACGATGGCATCGCTCCGCTCGGCGGTTTCCGCGCTTGCGCTGTACGACGAGGCCGGCGACGATATGAGCCGTGAAGCGAACGAGAAGAAAGCGGTTAAACTGCAGGCGCAGCTTCCGACGATCGTCGCTGCCATTGCGCGAATCCGTCAGGGCAAGGAACCGGTAGCTCCGAAAGCCGGCGTATCCGTAGCCGAGAACTTCCTGTATATGCTCAGAGGCGAGCAGCCTGACGAGACGTCGATCAAGGCTCTGGATCAAGCGCTCGTGCTCCATGCCGACCATGAGCTTAACGCTTCAACCTTTGCGGCCCGTGTAACCGTAGCCACGCTGTCGGACATTTATTCTGGCGTTACCTCCGCGATTGGCGCTTTGAAGGGTCCTCTGCATGGCGGCGCGAATGAAGCCGTTGCCAAGATGCTGAATGAAGTCGGCTCCATCGACCGGGCGAAGGCTTATATCCAGGAGAAGCTGGACAACCGTGAGAAGATCATGGGCTTCGGTCACCGCGTTTACAAGAACGGAGACCCTCGTGCGAAGCATCTTCAGAAGATGTCGCGCGAGCTTGGAGAAATGAAGGGCGACACGTCCCTGTACGACATGTCCGTCGTGATCGACGAAACGGTAACGAGCCAGAAGGGATTGAAGCCGAACGTCGATTTCTACTCCGCATCGGTTTATACCCAGCTCGGCATCGAACAGGAGCTGTTCACGCCGATCTTTGCCATCAGCCGCGTGTCGGGATGGACAGCGCATATCCTTGAGCAGTACGAAGGCAACCGGATCATCCGTCCGCGCGCAGAGTACACCGGCCTTACCGATCAGAAATATGTGCCGGTAGAGCTTCGCTAA
- the mdh gene encoding malate dehydrogenase: MAITRKKITVVGAGFTGATTALMLAQKELGDVVLLDIPQLENPTKGKALDMLEASPVQGFDSNIVGTSSYEDAADSDIVIITAGVARKPGMSRDDLVNTNAGIVKSVCENVKTHAPNATVIILSNPVDAMTYVAYHTLGFPKNRVIGQSGVLDTARYCTFIAQELNVSVEDVRGFVLGGHGDDMVPLVRYSSVGGIPIDTLIPADRIEAIVQRTRVGGGEIVNLLGNGSAYYAPAASLVQMTEAILKDKKRILPVIALLEGEYGYDNLFMGVPAILGGDGIEKVFELELTPEEKAALDKSAESVRSVTSVISL; the protein is encoded by the coding sequence GTGGCGATTACTCGTAAAAAGATTACGGTTGTAGGTGCTGGCTTTACTGGTGCGACTACCGCACTAATGCTTGCTCAAAAAGAACTTGGTGACGTCGTTCTGCTCGATATCCCGCAGCTTGAAAACCCGACCAAAGGCAAGGCGCTCGACATGCTTGAGGCCAGTCCGGTCCAAGGCTTCGACAGCAACATCGTCGGCACGTCCAGCTATGAGGATGCGGCCGATTCCGATATCGTCATCATCACGGCCGGCGTTGCGCGCAAGCCTGGCATGAGCCGTGATGATCTCGTGAATACGAATGCGGGCATCGTCAAGTCCGTATGCGAGAACGTAAAGACCCATGCTCCGAATGCGACCGTCATCATATTGAGTAATCCGGTGGACGCGATGACCTATGTAGCGTACCATACGCTCGGCTTCCCTAAGAACCGCGTCATCGGTCAATCCGGCGTGCTCGATACCGCGCGCTACTGCACATTCATTGCGCAGGAGCTGAACGTATCCGTTGAGGACGTCCGCGGCTTCGTGCTCGGCGGTCACGGTGACGACATGGTTCCGCTCGTTCGCTACTCCAGCGTCGGCGGCATTCCGATCGACACGCTGATTCCGGCTGACCGGATCGAAGCCATCGTGCAGCGCACCCGCGTGGGCGGCGGCGAAATCGTCAACCTGCTCGGCAACGGAAGTGCATACTATGCGCCGGCTGCTTCCCTGGTGCAAATGACGGAAGCGATCCTCAAGGACAAGAAGCGGATCCTTCCTGTCATCGCGCTCCTGGAAGGCGAGTACGGGTACGATAACCTGTTCATGGGCGTTCCGGCCATTCTTGGCGGCGACGGCATAGAGAAGGTGTTCGAGCTCGAGCTGACGCCGGAGGAGAAGGCGGCGCTCGACAAGTCGGCCGAATCCGTGCGCAGCGTTACATCGGTCATTTCCCTTTAA
- a CDS encoding SDR family oxidoreductase, translated as MTQDQQKQTMPAQHQNHRPGSETEMHPQPEFESNAYKAAGKLEGKVALITGGDSGIGRAVAVHYAKEGADVSIVYLNEHQDAEETKRQVEQEGRKCILIAGDVGDDAFCRDAVKETVEKLGKLDILVNNAAEQHPQKKIEDITKEQLERTFRTNIFGMFYMTQAAMPHLSKGSTIINTTSITAYRGSPQLLDYASTKGAIVAFTRSLSMNVVGQGIRVNAVAPGPIWTPLIPSTFPADQVSEFGSTQPMKRPGQPEELAPAYVYLASSDSSYVSGQVIHVNGGEVING; from the coding sequence ATGACACAAGATCAACAAAAGCAGACAATGCCTGCCCAGCATCAGAATCATCGGCCGGGTTCCGAGACGGAGATGCACCCGCAGCCGGAATTCGAAAGCAATGCGTATAAAGCGGCCGGCAAGCTGGAGGGCAAGGTGGCGCTGATTACCGGCGGTGACAGCGGGATTGGCCGGGCGGTAGCGGTTCACTATGCCAAGGAGGGCGCCGACGTATCCATCGTCTATTTAAACGAGCACCAGGATGCCGAGGAGACCAAACGGCAGGTGGAGCAGGAGGGAAGGAAGTGCATCCTGATTGCAGGTGATGTCGGAGATGATGCTTTTTGCCGTGATGCGGTGAAGGAGACGGTAGAGAAGCTGGGAAAACTGGACATTCTCGTGAACAATGCCGCTGAGCAGCATCCGCAGAAGAAAATTGAAGATATAACGAAGGAGCAGCTGGAGCGCACGTTCCGTACGAACATATTCGGCATGTTCTATATGACCCAGGCAGCCATGCCGCATCTGTCTAAGGGCAGTACGATTATAAATACCACATCCATTACAGCTTACCGGGGAAGCCCGCAGCTGTTGGATTATGCTTCGACGAAGGGAGCGATCGTTGCCTTTACGCGGTCCCTCTCCATGAACGTCGTCGGACAAGGGATCCGGGTCAACGCGGTAGCACCGGGGCCGATCTGGACGCCGCTCATCCCGTCAACCTTCCCTGCGGATCAGGTCAGCGAGTTCGGCTCGACCCAGCCGATGAAGAGACCGGGGCAGCCGGAAGAGCTGGCGCCTGCTTACGTCTATCTCGCCTCTTCGGACTCTTCATACGTTAGCGGGCAAGTCATTCACGTGAACGGCGGCGAAGTGATTAACGGTTAG